The Streptomyces sp. CC0208 genome window below encodes:
- the pstA gene encoding phosphate ABC transporter permease PstA, with protein sequence MSNAIAEKRPSTLRGASLPKWAPYAIAAGSVALGLGISAAAGLDSSIQWALMAGVLFVLGTYVIAARVEGRRQAKDRVATALVWVAFLLAVVPLVSLVWSTVSRGVKVLDFYFLTHSMGLISDSEPGGGIYHAILGSLEQVGLATLIAAPIGVLTAIYLVEYGRGNLAKAVTFFVDVMTGIPSIVAGLFILSIMLMFDMEPFGFAGSLALAILMMPVVVRSTEEMLKLVPNELREASLALGIPKWRTILKVVLPTSIGGITTGIMLAIARIAGETAPVLLLVWGNSIINANPFEGAQQSLPLYIYQQYANSAGAGAAYDRAWAASLTLIAFVMILNLVARGIARWKAPKTGR encoded by the coding sequence ATGAGCAACGCAATCGCGGAGAAGCGCCCCAGTACGCTGCGCGGTGCCAGCCTCCCCAAGTGGGCCCCGTACGCCATCGCCGCCGGCTCCGTCGCCCTCGGCCTCGGCATCAGCGCGGCGGCCGGCCTGGACAGCAGCATCCAGTGGGCCCTGATGGCCGGGGTCCTGTTCGTCCTCGGCACGTACGTCATCGCGGCCCGGGTGGAGGGCCGCCGCCAGGCCAAGGACCGGGTCGCGACGGCTCTGGTCTGGGTCGCCTTCCTCCTCGCGGTCGTCCCGCTGGTCTCCCTGGTGTGGTCGACGGTCTCGCGCGGTGTGAAGGTCCTCGACTTCTACTTCCTGACCCACTCGATGGGCCTGATCTCCGACTCCGAGCCGGGCGGCGGCATCTACCACGCCATCCTCGGCAGCCTGGAGCAGGTCGGCCTCGCCACCCTGATCGCGGCGCCGATCGGTGTGCTCACCGCGATCTACCTGGTCGAGTACGGGCGCGGGAACCTCGCCAAGGCCGTCACGTTCTTCGTCGACGTCATGACGGGCATCCCGTCGATCGTCGCGGGTCTGTTCATCCTCTCGATCATGCTGATGTTCGACATGGAGCCCTTCGGGTTCGCCGGGTCGCTCGCCCTGGCCATCCTGATGATGCCGGTCGTCGTCCGCTCCACGGAGGAGATGCTCAAGCTCGTCCCGAACGAGCTGCGCGAGGCGTCCCTGGCGCTGGGCATCCCGAAGTGGCGGACCATCCTGAAGGTGGTCCTGCCGACCTCCATCGGCGGCATCACCACGGGCATCATGCTGGCGATCGCCCGTATCGCGGGCGAGACCGCGCCGGTGCTGCTCCTGGTCTGGGGCAACTCGATCATCAACGCCAACCCCTTCGAGGGTGCGCAGCAGTCGCTTCCGCTGTACATCTATCAGCAGTACGCGAACAGCGCGGGCGCCGGTGCGGCGTACGACCGTGCCTGGGCGGCGTCCCTGACGCTGATCGCCTTCGTGATGATCCTGAACCTGGTGGCTCGCGGCATCGCCCGCTGGAAGGCCCCGAAGACCGGTCGCTGA
- the pstB gene encoding phosphate ABC transporter ATP-binding protein PstB has product MAKRIDVSGLTAYYGSHKAIEDISMTVEPRSVTAFIGPSGCGKSTFLRTLNRMHEVTSGGRVEGKVLLDDEDLYGQGIDPVSVRREVGMVFQRPNPFPTMSIFDNVAAGLRLNGSYKKSELSDVVEKSLKGANLWNEVKDRLNKPGSGLSGGQQQRLCIARAIAVEPKVLLMDEPCSALDPISTLAIEDLIGELKERFTIVIVTHNMQQAARVSDRTAFFNLAAVGQPGKLIEIDETERIFSNPSVQATEDYISGRFG; this is encoded by the coding sequence ATGGCCAAGCGAATCGACGTAAGCGGACTCACCGCCTACTACGGCTCCCACAAGGCGATCGAAGACATCTCGATGACGGTCGAGCCCCGCTCGGTGACGGCCTTCATCGGCCCCTCCGGCTGCGGAAAGTCGACGTTCCTGCGCACGCTCAACCGGATGCACGAGGTCACCTCGGGCGGCCGGGTCGAGGGCAAGGTGCTCCTCGACGACGAGGACCTGTACGGCCAGGGCATCGACCCCGTGTCCGTCCGCCGCGAGGTGGGCATGGTGTTCCAGCGCCCGAACCCGTTCCCGACGATGTCGATCTTCGACAACGTGGCGGCGGGCCTGCGCCTGAACGGCTCGTACAAGAAGAGCGAACTGTCGGACGTCGTCGAGAAGTCCCTCAAGGGCGCGAATCTCTGGAACGAGGTCAAGGACCGGCTGAACAAGCCGGGTTCGGGTCTCTCCGGTGGTCAGCAGCAGCGACTGTGCATCGCCCGCGCGATCGCGGTGGAGCCCAAGGTCCTGCTCATGGACGAGCCCTGCTCGGCCCTGGACCCGATCTCCACGCTCGCCATCGAGGACCTGATCGGTGAGCTGAAGGAGCGCTTCACGATCGTCATCGTGACGCACAACATGCAGCAGGCGGCCCGCGTCTCGGACCGTACGGCCTTCTTCAACCTGGCCGCGGTCGGGCAGCCCGGCAAGCTGATCGAGATCGACGAGACGGAGCGGATCTTCTCCAACCCGTCCGTCCAGGCCACCGAGGACTACATCTCGGGCCGCTTCGGCTGA
- a CDS encoding inorganic phosphate transporter: MDTFALVVTILVALFFTYTNGFHDSANAIATSVSTRALTPRAALAMAAVMNLAGAFLGSGVAKTVSEGLIETPAGSKGMGILFSALVGAIVWNLVTWYFGLPSSSSHALFGGMVGAALAGGTEVIWNGVLDKVVIPMFISPVVGLVAGYLVMTAIMWIFRRANPHKAKRGFRIAQTVSAAGMALGHGLQDAQKTMGIVVMALVISGHETYGDPIPVWVKIACALMLSLGTYAGGWRIMRTLGRKIIELDPPQGFAAETTGAAIMFTTAYLFKAPVSTTHVITSAIMGVGATKRVNAVRWGVAKNIVLGWFITMPAAAIVAACAYGIVNLLFL; this comes from the coding sequence ATGGACACCTTCGCTCTGGTCGTGACCATCCTGGTCGCGCTCTTCTTCACGTACACGAACGGCTTCCACGACTCGGCGAACGCGATCGCGACGTCCGTGTCGACGCGGGCGCTGACCCCCCGGGCCGCGCTCGCCATGGCGGCGGTCATGAACCTGGCAGGAGCCTTTCTCGGCTCCGGGGTCGCCAAGACCGTCAGTGAGGGCCTGATCGAGACGCCGGCGGGCTCGAAGGGGATGGGGATCCTGTTCTCGGCACTGGTCGGGGCGATCGTGTGGAACCTCGTCACCTGGTACTTCGGGCTGCCCTCCTCGTCCTCGCACGCGTTGTTCGGGGGCATGGTGGGGGCCGCGCTCGCGGGCGGCACTGAGGTCATCTGGAACGGTGTGCTCGACAAGGTCGTCATCCCGATGTTCATCTCGCCGGTCGTCGGTCTGGTCGCCGGTTACCTGGTGATGACGGCGATCATGTGGATCTTCCGGCGCGCCAATCCGCACAAGGCGAAGCGGGGTTTCCGGATAGCGCAGACCGTGTCCGCGGCCGGCATGGCCCTCGGGCACGGCCTCCAGGACGCCCAGAAGACCATGGGCATCGTGGTGATGGCCCTGGTGATCTCGGGTCACGAGACGTACGGCGACCCGATCCCGGTCTGGGTGAAGATCGCCTGCGCGCTGATGCTGTCGCTGGGCACGTACGCGGGCGGCTGGCGCATCATGCGCACGCTGGGCCGGAAGATCATCGAACTCGATCCGCCGCAGGGCTTCGCCGCCGAGACGACCGGCGCGGCGATCATGTTCACCACCGCGTACCTGTTCAAGGCGCCGGTGTCGACGACCCACGTCATCACCTCGGCGATCATGGGTGTCGGCGCCACCAAGCGGGTCAACGCGGTCCGCTGGGGCGTCGCCAAGAACATCGTCCTCGGCTGGTTCATCACCATGCCGGCCGCGGCGATCGTGGCCGCCTGCGCCTACGGGATCGTGAACCTGCTGTTCCTGTAG
- a CDS encoding DUF47 family protein, which produces MRFRLTPRETSFYDMFAASADNIVTGSKLLMELLGADTAGRAEIAERMRAAEHAGDDATHAIFHQLNSSFITPFDREDIYNLASSLDDIMDFMEEAVDLVVLYNVEELPKGVEQQIEVLARAAELTAEAMPHLRTMDNLTEYWIEVNRLENQADQIHRKLLAMLFNGKYEAIEVLKLKQIVDVLEEAADAFEHVANTVETIAVKES; this is translated from the coding sequence GTGCGCTTTCGTCTGACCCCCAGGGAGACGAGCTTCTACGACATGTTCGCCGCCTCCGCGGACAACATCGTCACGGGCTCGAAGCTCCTGATGGAACTGCTCGGCGCGGACACCGCCGGCCGGGCCGAGATCGCAGAGCGTATGCGGGCCGCGGAACACGCCGGTGACGACGCCACCCACGCGATCTTCCACCAGTTGAACTCCTCGTTCATCACGCCGTTCGACCGCGAGGACATCTACAACCTGGCGTCCTCCCTCGACGACATCATGGACTTCATGGAGGAGGCCGTCGACCTGGTCGTCCTCTACAACGTCGAGGAGCTCCCCAAGGGCGTCGAGCAGCAGATCGAGGTGCTCGCGCGGGCCGCCGAGCTCACGGCCGAGGCCATGCCGCACCTGCGGACCATGGACAACCTCACCGAGTACTGGATCGAGGTCAACCGGCTGGAGAACCAGGCGGACCAGATCCACCGCAAGCTGCTCGCCATGCTCTTCAACGGCAAGTACGAGGCCATCGAGGTCCTCAAGCTCAAGCAGATCGTGGACGTCCTCGAAGAGGCCGCGGACGCGTTCGAGCATGTGGCGAACACGGTGGAGACCATCGCCGTCAAGGAGTCCTGA
- a CDS encoding metal-sensitive transcriptional regulator yields the protein MTTTEAGATAPSETVAETSPHETHEPTTHGYHKQKDEHLKRLRRIEGQIRGLQRMVDEDVYCIDILTQVSASTKALQSFALQLLEEHLRHCVADAAVKGGAEIDAKVEEATKAIGRLLRT from the coding sequence ATGACGACGACCGAGGCCGGCGCCACGGCGCCCTCCGAGACAGTGGCGGAAACCAGCCCCCACGAGACCCACGAGCCCACCACGCACGGCTACCACAAGCAGAAGGACGAGCACCTCAAGCGACTGCGCCGGATCGAGGGCCAGATCCGGGGGCTGCAGCGGATGGTCGACGAGGACGTCTACTGCATCGACATACTCACGCAGGTGTCCGCCTCCACCAAGGCCCTGCAGTCCTTCGCGCTGCAGCTGCTGGAGGAACACCTGCGGCACTGCGTCGCCGATGCGGCCGTCAAGGGCGGCGCCGAGATCGACGCGAAGGTCGAGGAGGCGACGAAGGCCATCGGCCGTCTGCTGCGGACGTGA
- a CDS encoding NUDIX hydrolase, with translation MTHPDDDDSVVQAAGCVLWRRSPIDGDLEICLVHRPKYDDWSHPKGKLKREEDPLTGALREVEEETGCTAEPGTELPSVHYMANGRPKRVRYWAAEATGGHFTPNDEVDRILWLSPAAARSRLTQYRDRTLIDELLPR, from the coding sequence ATGACCCATCCCGATGACGATGACTCCGTCGTCCAGGCGGCCGGCTGTGTCCTGTGGCGCCGCTCACCGATCGACGGCGATCTCGAGATCTGCCTGGTCCACAGGCCGAAATACGACGACTGGTCGCATCCCAAGGGCAAGTTGAAGCGCGAGGAGGACCCCCTCACCGGCGCGCTGCGTGAGGTCGAGGAGGAGACGGGCTGCACCGCCGAGCCCGGCACCGAGCTGCCCAGCGTCCACTACATGGCCAACGGCCGCCCCAAACGGGTCCGTTACTGGGCGGCCGAGGCAACCGGAGGCCACTTCACCCCGAACGACGAGGTGGACCGCATCCTGTGGCTCTCCCCCGCCGCGGCCCGCAGCCGTCTGACGCAGTACCGCGACCGCACCCTGATCGACGAGCTGCTGCCGCGCTAG
- a CDS encoding CHAD domain-containing protein produces the protein MAQQHLEPTEPVSGHLGPSPTGDALAGYLRSQATEFLRALRQHRESGGTAAGAEDPVDAARALRRSVRRISASLHTFRPLLDPEWSESLRPELAWLSGTLGMEHGYESRLERLLLALHRLSGAVFPAQPAPVGGGPSAPTASTPDRGNLTVGAAKAGALLDRQLTLARTRAHSTALQALGSSRFHAVADSIAVLASEVPLTRTALSTDLQPLATAAQGRLEDAVSALPLVTAGSPYNAEALIHGLSPDPSPHAQDAPWHQVRLLLRLYRYARETLTSSVDVRLLTAGQCLDRHRDASEAASAAAAAARTPRIAPATAYALGVLHADQRHEVEAARFAFQQCWQKQAVST, from the coding sequence GTGGCACAGCAACACCTTGAACCGACGGAACCCGTGTCCGGGCACCTCGGGCCGTCCCCCACCGGGGACGCCCTCGCGGGTTACCTGCGGTCCCAGGCAACGGAGTTCCTCCGCGCTCTGCGCCAGCACCGCGAATCAGGCGGAACGGCGGCGGGCGCGGAGGACCCCGTCGACGCGGCCCGGGCCCTGCGCCGCTCGGTCCGCCGCATCAGCGCCAGCCTCCACACCTTCCGCCCGCTCCTCGACCCCGAGTGGTCGGAGTCCCTGCGCCCGGAACTGGCTTGGCTCTCCGGCACGTTGGGCATGGAGCACGGGTACGAGTCCCGCCTGGAAAGGCTGTTGCTGGCGCTGCACCGGCTGTCCGGCGCGGTGTTCCCCGCACAGCCGGCCCCCGTCGGCGGCGGCCCCTCGGCGCCCACCGCGTCCACCCCCGACCGCGGCAACCTGACCGTGGGTGCCGCCAAAGCAGGCGCCCTCCTGGACCGCCAGCTCACCCTCGCCCGCACCCGGGCCCACTCGACCGCCCTCCAGGCCCTCGGCTCCTCGCGCTTCCACGCGGTGGCCGACAGCATCGCCGTACTGGCCAGCGAGGTCCCGTTGACGAGAACGGCCCTCTCCACCGACCTCCAGCCCCTGGCCACCGCGGCCCAGGGACGCCTCGAGGACGCGGTGTCCGCCCTCCCCCTGGTCACCGCGGGCAGCCCCTACAACGCCGAGGCCCTCATCCACGGCCTCTCCCCGGACCCCTCCCCTCACGCCCAGGACGCCCCCTGGCACCAGGTCCGCCTGCTGCTGCGCCTGTACCGCTACGCGCGCGAGACCCTGACCTCCTCGGTGGACGTACGGCTCCTCACGGCGGGCCAGTGCCTGGACCGTCACCGGGACGCCTCGGAGGCCGCGTCCGCGGCCGCCGCAGCGGCCCGCACCCCCCGCATAGCCCCGGCCACCGCCTACGCACTGGGCGTCCTGCACGCCGACCAGCGTCACGAGGTGGAGGCCGCCCGGTTCGCGTTCCAGCAGTGCTGGCAGAAGCAGGCGGTGAGTACATGA
- a CDS encoding RNA degradosome polyphosphate kinase yields MSQSNSQAEVQHVQPSVGSIAAHRPHTVSATVSDLEPDLDADLDAYEEIPVDGAAQLPQGRFLDRERSWLAFNERVLELAEDPNTPLLERANFLAIFASNLDEFFMVRVAGLKRRIATGVATRSASGLQPREVLEMIWARSRELMARHAACYHEDVAPALAEEGIHLVRWNELQEKEQARLFTLFRHQIFPVLTPLAVDPAHPFPYISGLSLNLAVIVRNPVNGNRHFARVKVPPLLSRFLESSQGRYVPIEDVIGAHLEELFPGMEVLEHHTFRVTRNEDLEVEEDDAENLLQALEKELMRRRFGPPVRLEVEESIDREVLDLLVRELKISEAEVYPLPGPLDLTGLFRIAGLDRPELKYRKFVAGVHRDLAEVESASAPDIFAALRTRDVLLHHPYDSFSTSVQAFLQQAADDPDVLAIKQTLYRTSGDSPIVDALIDAAEAGKQVLVLVEIKARFDEHANIKWARKLEEAGCHVVYGLVGLKTHCKLSLVVRQEGDTLRRYSHVGTGNYHPKTARLYEDLGLLTADPQVGADLSDLFNRLSGYSRRETYRRLLVAPKSLRDGLISRVNKEVQHHRAGRPAFIRIKVNSLVDEALIDSLYRASQAGVPVDVWVRGICAIRPSVTGLSENIRVRSILGRFLEHSRIFAFGNGGEPEVWIGSADMMHRNLDRRIEALVRITDPAHRAAINRLLETGMSDTTASWHLGPDGEWTRHATDADGQPLRNVQEMLIDARRRRRGTATP; encoded by the coding sequence ATGAGCCAGTCGAACAGCCAGGCAGAGGTCCAGCACGTGCAGCCCTCCGTGGGCTCCATAGCCGCGCACCGCCCGCACACCGTGTCGGCCACCGTCTCCGATCTCGAGCCCGACCTCGACGCCGATCTCGACGCGTACGAGGAGATCCCGGTCGACGGTGCCGCCCAGCTCCCGCAGGGTCGATTCCTCGACCGGGAGCGCAGCTGGCTCGCGTTCAACGAGCGGGTCCTGGAACTCGCCGAGGATCCGAACACGCCCCTCCTGGAGCGCGCGAACTTCCTCGCGATCTTCGCCAGCAACCTGGACGAGTTCTTCATGGTCCGGGTGGCCGGACTGAAGCGCCGTATCGCCACCGGCGTCGCCACCCGCTCCGCCTCCGGCCTCCAGCCGCGCGAGGTGCTGGAGATGATCTGGGCCCGCTCCCGCGAGCTCATGGCCCGGCACGCCGCCTGCTACCACGAGGACGTCGCCCCCGCACTCGCGGAGGAGGGCATCCACCTGGTCCGCTGGAACGAACTCCAGGAGAAGGAGCAGGCCCGCCTCTTCACCCTGTTCCGGCACCAGATCTTCCCGGTCCTGACCCCCCTCGCGGTCGACCCGGCGCACCCCTTCCCGTACATCTCCGGGCTCTCCCTGAACCTGGCCGTGATCGTGCGCAACCCGGTCAACGGCAACCGCCACTTCGCCCGGGTCAAGGTCCCGCCGCTGCTGTCCCGCTTCCTGGAGTCCTCCCAGGGCCGGTACGTCCCCATCGAGGACGTCATCGGCGCCCACCTGGAGGAGCTGTTCCCGGGCATGGAGGTGCTGGAGCACCACACCTTCCGGGTCACCCGCAACGAGGACCTGGAGGTCGAGGAGGACGACGCCGAGAACCTCCTCCAGGCCCTGGAGAAGGAGCTCATGCGGCGCCGTTTCGGTCCGCCGGTGCGCCTGGAGGTCGAGGAGTCCATCGACCGCGAGGTGCTGGACCTGCTGGTGCGCGAGCTGAAGATCTCCGAGGCGGAGGTCTACCCGCTGCCCGGTCCGCTCGACCTCACCGGCCTCTTCCGCATCGCCGGCCTCGACCGCCCCGAGCTGAAGTACCGCAAGTTCGTCGCGGGCGTCCACCGCGACCTGGCCGAGGTCGAGTCGGCGTCCGCGCCGGACATCTTCGCCGCCCTGCGCACCCGTGACGTCCTGCTCCACCACCCCTACGACAGCTTCTCGACGTCCGTCCAGGCCTTCCTCCAGCAGGCGGCCGACGACCCGGACGTCCTCGCCATCAAGCAGACCCTGTACCGCACGTCGGGCGACTCCCCCATCGTCGACGCCCTCATCGACGCCGCCGAGGCCGGCAAGCAGGTCCTCGTCCTGGTCGAGATCAAGGCCCGCTTCGACGAGCACGCCAACATCAAGTGGGCGCGCAAGCTGGAGGAGGCGGGCTGCCATGTCGTCTACGGCCTGGTCGGCCTGAAGACCCACTGCAAGCTGTCCCTGGTGGTCCGCCAGGAAGGCGACACGCTACGGCGGTACAGCCACGTCGGCACCGGCAACTACCACCCGAAGACCGCTCGGCTGTACGAGGACCTGGGTCTGCTCACGGCCGACCCGCAGGTGGGCGCGGATCTGTCCGACCTGTTCAACCGGCTGTCCGGCTACTCGCGCCGGGAGACCTACCGTCGCCTCCTGGTGGCCCCCAAGTCCCTGCGCGACGGCCTCATTTCACGCGTGAACAAGGAAGTCCAGCACCACCGCGCGGGACGTCCGGCCTTCATCCGCATCAAGGTCAACTCCCTGGTGGACGAGGCCCTCATCGACTCGCTCTACCGCGCGTCCCAGGCGGGCGTGCCGGTCGACGTCTGGGTGCGCGGCATCTGCGCGATCCGACCGAGCGTCACGGGCCTGTCCGAGAACATCCGGGTCCGCTCGATCCTCGGCCGGTTCCTCGAACACTCCCGGATCTTCGCCTTCGGCAACGGCGGCGAGCCCGAGGTGTGGATCGGCAGCGCCGACATGATGCACCGCAACCTCGACCGCCGGATAGAGGCACTGGTGAGGATCACCGACCCGGCCCACCGGGCGGCCATCAACCGGCTGCTGGAGACCGGGATGTCCGACACCACCGCGTCGTGGCACCTCGGCCCGGACGGCGAGTGGACCCGGCACGCCACGGACGCGGACGGCCAACCCCTGCGCAACGTCCAGGAGATGCTCATAGACGCCCGGAGGCGCCGGCGTGGCACAGCAACACCTTGA
- a CDS encoding RNA polymerase sigma factor yields MRETRSDGDLLRAIAADGDRRAFEELYRRYAPWLLARLRGRCADAGVVDDVVQETFLAVWRGTARYREEGDVAGWLWRIGSRRLIDALRGDGARGRLRQALSHLRHRDEVSAEERVLAGVEHGDLAGALVRLSPELRAVLQATVIDGLTTREAAVLLGIPPGTVKTRAMRARKQLREALA; encoded by the coding sequence GTGAGGGAAACGAGAAGCGACGGGGATCTGCTGCGGGCCATCGCGGCGGACGGCGACCGGCGTGCCTTCGAGGAGCTGTACCGGCGATACGCGCCCTGGCTGCTCGCCCGGCTGCGGGGGCGGTGCGCGGACGCGGGCGTGGTCGACGACGTCGTACAGGAGACGTTCCTCGCGGTGTGGCGGGGGACCGCGCGCTACCGCGAGGAAGGCGATGTGGCCGGGTGGCTGTGGCGGATCGGCTCACGGCGGCTGATCGACGCGCTGCGCGGTGACGGGGCGCGGGGGCGGCTCAGGCAGGCCCTGTCCCACCTGCGGCACCGGGACGAGGTGTCCGCGGAGGAACGCGTGCTCGCGGGGGTGGAGCACGGGGACCTCGCGGGCGCCCTCGTCCGGCTGTCACCGGAGCTGCGGGCGGTGCTCCAGGCGACGGTCATCGACGGCCTCACCACCCGCGAGGCCGCCGTCCTCCTGGGCATCCCGCCCGGCACGGTCAAGACTCGGGCGATGCGAGCCCGCAAGCAGCTGAGGGAGGCGCTCGCGTGA
- a CDS encoding ABC transporter ATP-binding protein, whose product MTATVSASGLHLRYGGTRALDDVSLRLTPGVTGLLGPNGAGKTTLLRVLATAVPADRGSFTVLGHDPGSSRGRQEVRRTLGYLPQSPGFHPDFSAFEFVDYVAILKELTDRTARHREVRRVLEEVDLGDVRARRIKKLSGGMRQRVALAAALVGDPGFLVLDEPTVGLDPEQRMRFRELIAQAGEGRTVLLSTHQTEDVAMLCHRVLVMARGRILFEGTPAGLTARAADRVWSSTERAPGAKAGWRTGTGSFRNVGDPPAGAELLEPTLEDGYLLTLDDVDAKAATA is encoded by the coding sequence ATGACCGCCACCGTCTCCGCCTCCGGGCTTCATCTCCGCTACGGCGGCACCCGCGCCCTCGACGACGTGTCGCTGCGGCTCACGCCGGGCGTGACCGGGCTGCTCGGGCCCAACGGGGCAGGAAAGACCACCCTGTTGCGGGTGCTCGCCACCGCCGTGCCCGCCGACCGGGGCTCCTTCACCGTCCTCGGTCATGACCCGGGCAGCTCACGTGGACGGCAGGAGGTCCGGCGCACGCTCGGCTATCTGCCGCAGAGCCCGGGTTTCCACCCGGACTTCAGCGCCTTCGAGTTCGTGGACTACGTGGCGATCCTCAAGGAGCTCACCGACCGCACCGCCCGCCACCGCGAGGTGCGGCGGGTGCTGGAGGAGGTCGACCTCGGGGACGTACGCGCCAGGCGCATCAAGAAGCTGTCCGGCGGGATGCGGCAGCGGGTCGCGCTGGCCGCCGCTCTCGTCGGCGACCCCGGCTTCCTGGTCCTCGACGAGCCGACCGTCGGCCTCGACCCCGAACAGCGCATGCGGTTCCGGGAGTTGATCGCGCAGGCGGGGGAGGGGCGGACCGTGCTCCTGTCCACCCACCAGACCGAGGACGTGGCGATGCTCTGCCACCGCGTCCTCGTCATGGCCCGCGGCCGCATCCTCTTCGAGGGCACCCCCGCCGGACTGACCGCCCGCGCGGCCGACCGGGTGTGGAGCAGCACGGAACGCGCCCCGGGCGCCAAGGCGGGCTGGCGCACCGGCACCGGCTCCTTCCGCAACGTCGGCGACCCGCCCGCCGGTGCCGAACTCCTCGAACCCACCCTGGAGGACGGCTACCTGCTCACCCTGGACGACGTGGACGCGAAGGCGGCGACCGCATGA